A genome region from Methanobacterium subterraneum includes the following:
- a CDS encoding DUF1959 domain-containing protein: MSREEIGKTGDISGMDEDDILRIMKMRIIESYRWKVDIIKPISKELGISEDQLEEILIRRLDMASIDALHPRYESSKHYCIKKKLHSDLRLCWLCDVMNILSEEESEEIKNKIAAEILTKGKSYQEAMEDGRKDLLEYLMR; the protein is encoded by the coding sequence TTGAGCAGAGAAGAAATAGGAAAAACTGGTGACATATCCGGTATGGATGAAGATGATATTCTACGGATCATGAAAATGCGAATCATAGAAAGTTACCGCTGGAAAGTGGATATCATAAAACCTATTTCCAAGGAATTAGGAATCTCAGAAGACCAACTGGAAGAGATATTAATCAGAAGGTTAGATATGGCCAGCATAGATGCATTACATCCTCGTTATGAGTCATCAAAACATTACTGTATTAAGAAAAAATTGCACTCTGATTTGAGATTATGCTGGCTTTGTGATGTAATGAACATATTGTCAGAAGAAGAATCTGAAGAAATTAAGAATAAAATTGCTGCTGAAATATTAACTAAAGGCAAATCATACCAGGAAGCCATGGAAGATGGTAGGAAAGATTTGCTGGAATACCTAATGAGATAA
- a CDS encoding EhaD family protein, producing the protein MYLDFVNLTTISAALALIGTVGIIALPKPLDKVIMFALLQGGFVGMIVAAKYLDVAMAAAIFDPIATIILLIGIIKINEVRKKNQESQEDGNLA; encoded by the coding sequence ATGTACCTTGACTTTGTAAACTTAACCACAATATCAGCAGCCCTGGCCTTAATTGGCACTGTAGGGATCATTGCCCTCCCCAAACCACTGGACAAGGTGATCATGTTTGCACTTCTCCAGGGAGGATTTGTAGGAATGATTGTAGCCGCCAAGTACCTGGATGTGGCCATGGCCGCGGCTATCTTCGACCCAATTGCCACCATTATCTTACTGATTGGAATTATTAAGATAAATGAAGTTAGAAAGAAAAACCAAGAATCCCAGGAGGACGGGAACCTTGCTTGA
- a CDS encoding energy-converting hydrogenase subunit EhaL family protein yields MNETIYLAYILSFVLGSLLGLVLSYRKYKAPYAIGDLDALAVVLAVVGWTLALNSALITFIPYYITVTLGVFLLAMVLGMRPGYGRNETFIGIIIAGIIWIIRTVIL; encoded by the coding sequence ATGAATGAAACAATTTATCTAGCTTACATACTTTCATTTGTACTGGGATCCCTCCTGGGACTGGTCTTGAGTTACCGGAAATACAAAGCACCATATGCCATTGGAGATCTTGACGCCCTAGCAGTGGTGCTAGCTGTGGTAGGCTGGACACTGGCCCTTAACAGTGCACTGATCACTTTCATACCCTATTACATCACTGTAACCCTTGGTGTGTTCCTCTTGGCAATGGTCCTGGGAATGAGACCTGGTTACGGTAGAAATGAAACATTTATTGGTATTATAATTGCTGGAATCATCTGGATTATAAGGACGGTGATCCTTTGA
- a CDS encoding 4Fe-4S binding protein, protein MPTTTDENGKSEKLKKIYKPLRDVEVEYDIDHDKCASCSERPCLEACPVDAVGENPVNNHIEIDDKCFGCVLCRNACPYDAIHMETTLSKPRRENVPNINTKLCRQCGACVDACRMGAIHLVSSGTEEAHSEIDEDKCVRCGYCSRVCPTEAIKYGEILPRSVVGGKAIVVNQEKCIGCMTCTRVCPSRGAINVGKTSKLPYINPSYCARCEECMDVCPSTAIRYSSRKRAYEGYQKIKTMEIVSELMEKESEKLARETVKIDSILNKVTREVSYSHTEDEFTQDVTELVTAEIKALAGADLEIEDLKEIIQATHPHREIMVDEDSCIGCGACIKECPVDCIKLEMPSPVHIGDECVYCGKCVETCPFDSISLKEESFQVEDGRVLFKRRKITGPSEGEVLIDGKSCQRCGVCVNKCPVDAMTLENDQVTVDRDKCIFCGECQIICPTRAVTLKDDI, encoded by the coding sequence ATGCCCACTACGACCGATGAAAACGGAAAATCAGAGAAACTTAAAAAGATCTATAAACCACTCCGTGACGTGGAAGTGGAATATGATATAGACCATGATAAGTGTGCCTCCTGCAGTGAAAGACCCTGTCTGGAAGCCTGCCCTGTGGATGCGGTTGGTGAAAATCCCGTTAACAATCACATTGAAATTGACGATAAATGTTTCGGCTGTGTATTGTGCAGGAATGCCTGTCCCTACGATGCTATTCACATGGAAACAACCCTTTCCAAACCGCGTAGAGAGAATGTTCCCAATATAAACACTAAGCTATGCCGTCAGTGCGGAGCCTGTGTGGATGCCTGTCGTATGGGAGCCATTCATCTAGTGTCCTCGGGTACCGAGGAAGCACACAGTGAAATTGATGAAGATAAATGTGTGCGCTGTGGATATTGTTCCCGGGTGTGTCCCACTGAAGCCATAAAGTACGGTGAAATATTACCCCGTTCAGTGGTAGGTGGTAAAGCAATTGTGGTCAACCAGGAAAAATGTATTGGTTGCATGACTTGCACCCGTGTCTGCCCTTCCAGAGGTGCCATAAACGTGGGTAAAACAAGCAAACTGCCCTACATCAATCCATCTTACTGTGCTCGTTGTGAAGAGTGTATGGATGTCTGTCCTTCTACTGCCATAAGGTATTCATCCCGTAAAAGGGCCTATGAAGGGTACCAAAAGATAAAAACAATGGAAATCGTTTCTGAACTCATGGAGAAGGAAAGTGAGAAATTAGCCCGTGAAACTGTTAAGATCGATTCCATCCTTAACAAGGTCACCCGTGAAGTGAGTTACAGTCACACTGAGGATGAATTCACCCAGGATGTCACTGAACTGGTCACCGCAGAGATCAAGGCACTGGCTGGTGCGGATCTTGAAATTGAAGATCTCAAGGAAATCATACAGGCCACCCATCCCCACCGGGAGATAATGGTGGATGAAGATAGTTGTATTGGTTGTGGAGCATGTATAAAAGAGTGCCCAGTGGATTGCATAAAACTGGAGATGCCTTCACCAGTACATATTGGTGATGAGTGTGTTTACTGTGGTAAGTGCGTTGAAACCTGCCCATTTGATTCAATATCACTCAAAGAAGAATCTTTCCAGGTGGAAGACGGTCGTGTTCTCTTTAAAAGACGAAAAATCACCGGCCCATCTGAGGGAGAAGTTCTCATTGATGGTAAGTCCTGTCAAAGGTGTGGAGTGTGTGTTAACAAGTGCCCGGTTGATGCCATGACCCTGGAAAACGATCAGGTAACTGTTGACCGGGATAAATGCATATTCTGTGGTGAATGTCAAATTATCTGCCCCACCAGGGCGGTTACACTGAAAGATGATATTTGA
- a CDS encoding NADH-quinone oxidoreductase subunit B family protein, producing the protein MLDALKDVVRKSSIHVCLINTGGCNGCDIEVVALLSPRYDLEQYGIYVHNNPREADVILVTGPVTEQWKKNLQRIYAKAPEPKVVVAIGNCPLTGDVFNQEGCSVYAPVSDFIPVDAEIPGCPPRPSEILAAILAVGPDAIAAKGRQKP; encoded by the coding sequence ATGTTAGATGCCCTTAAAGATGTTGTAAGGAAAAGTTCAATTCACGTATGCCTTATTAATACTGGAGGATGTAATGGCTGCGATATCGAAGTTGTAGCCCTCTTATCTCCCCGCTACGATCTGGAACAGTACGGTATCTACGTACACAACAATCCACGGGAAGCCGATGTGATTCTGGTCACCGGACCAGTGACTGAACAGTGGAAGAAAAACTTACAAAGAATCTACGCTAAAGCCCCAGAACCCAAAGTAGTGGTGGCCATAGGAAACTGCCCCTTAACCGGTGATGTTTTTAACCAGGAAGGATGCAGTGTCTATGCACCTGTATCAGATTTCATACCTGTTGATGCAGAAATACCAGGCTGCCCACCCCGACCCTCAGAGATTTTAGCTGCAATTTTAGCAGTGGGGCCCGATGCCATAGCAGCCAAAGGGAGGCAAAAACCATGA
- a CDS encoding hydrogenase large subunit, translating to MILPIGPIHPALKEPVRLKLKTEGERVISAEIDYGYVHRGIERVMEGKTWQKGIFLSERVCGICSYIHTQTFAETFEKIAGERVPLRAQYLRSLTNELDRIQSHFIANSTYFKAIEHETLFMYMLHLREPVMDAIELLTGNRVNMGWNVVGGVRMDAEEKHLNSIHQIITNLEAEYDKYVEMFDEGPLVGLRSKDVGKMSREDAIKGRAVGPIGRASGLKHDVRENHHTYQDEFDWKVIWRKEGDNYARTMNRFDEITESIKIIKQIIENIPPGDVRKKINIPAGYADWRNEAPRGEVTYMAETNGNLIKKISIRTPSIMNIDVCGKYMLQDVATVADAVATYASVDPCVACTERVVILNEKGEKQVFDGLHKVKYLK from the coding sequence ATGATACTTCCAATTGGACCCATACACCCCGCCCTTAAAGAACCAGTGCGCCTGAAACTTAAAACAGAGGGAGAGCGTGTTATAAGTGCTGAAATTGATTACGGATATGTTCACCGCGGTATAGAGAGGGTAATGGAGGGTAAAACCTGGCAAAAAGGAATATTTCTATCAGAAAGAGTTTGTGGTATATGCTCTTATATCCACACCCAGACCTTTGCTGAGACCTTTGAAAAAATAGCCGGGGAAAGAGTACCACTGCGGGCACAATATCTCAGATCCCTTACCAATGAACTGGACCGGATCCAGAGCCACTTCATTGCCAACTCCACTTATTTCAAAGCAATTGAACACGAAACATTATTCATGTACATGTTACACCTAAGGGAGCCAGTGATGGATGCAATCGAGTTACTCACCGGTAACCGGGTGAATATGGGCTGGAATGTGGTGGGCGGAGTTAGAATGGATGCTGAAGAAAAACACTTAAACAGTATCCACCAGATCATAACGAATTTAGAGGCTGAATACGATAAATACGTGGAAATGTTCGATGAAGGCCCACTGGTTGGCCTCAGATCAAAGGATGTGGGTAAGATGAGTAGGGAAGATGCCATTAAAGGTCGTGCAGTTGGACCTATTGGCCGAGCTTCCGGTTTGAAACATGATGTTCGGGAAAACCATCACACCTACCAGGATGAATTTGACTGGAAGGTTATCTGGAGAAAAGAAGGTGACAACTACGCCCGGACCATGAATCGTTTCGATGAGATCACAGAATCCATAAAGATCATCAAACAGATAATAGAAAACATACCACCGGGAGATGTGCGTAAAAAAATAAACATCCCTGCAGGATACGCAGATTGGAGAAATGAAGCACCACGTGGCGAAGTTACCTATATGGCTGAAACCAATGGAAACCTCATTAAGAAGATCTCCATTAGAACCCCCAGTATAATGAACATCGATGTCTGTGGTAAGTATATGTTACAGGATGTGGCCACAGTGGCTGATGCCGTGGCCACCTATGCCAGTGTTGACCCCTGTGTTGCCTGCACCGAGCGAGTGGTGATCCTGAATGAGAAAGGCGAAAAACAGGTGTTTGATGGACTTCACAAGGTTAAATACCTTAAATAA
- a CDS encoding EhaG family protein has protein sequence MSASVLVPSVVSPIVVSLFIPAVFTGLIVGLIALMAIAYQKNDLSALILTDIVGIGMLILVAAVGTDLAEALILPGLVVELAEILAISEILLSREMRKTGKTAELIPLPVSLDMEVMTTAPTFMAIILIAYGAFLTGFTGGAVAGGGILFYVLSQRVRGVPSDMWEGVAGVSGIAWCLWLVGFLLFFVFPQYWLLALFLAAFGVFIKVALKAGLIGVLGREEFNKK, from the coding sequence ATGAGTGCCTCAGTACTGGTTCCCAGCGTTGTATCCCCAATAGTTGTTTCATTATTCATACCCGCTGTATTCACTGGTTTGATTGTGGGACTCATCGCCCTGATGGCCATTGCCTACCAGAAAAATGATCTAAGTGCCCTTATATTAACTGATATCGTGGGTATTGGGATGTTGATCCTGGTGGCAGCAGTAGGAACTGACCTGGCAGAAGCCCTGATACTACCGGGACTGGTGGTGGAGCTGGCAGAAATACTGGCCATATCGGAGATATTACTGAGCAGGGAGATGAGGAAAACCGGTAAAACCGCAGAGCTAATTCCTTTACCAGTGTCACTGGACATGGAAGTGATGACCACTGCTCCTACTTTCATGGCTATAATATTGATAGCTTACGGAGCATTCCTAACTGGATTTACTGGAGGGGCAGTTGCTGGTGGAGGTATATTATTTTACGTTCTCTCCCAGAGGGTGCGCGGAGTTCCATCAGACATGTGGGAAGGTGTGGCTGGAGTGTCCGGTATTGCATGGTGCTTATGGCTGGTAGGATTCCTATTGTTCTTTGTTTTCCCACAGTACTGGCTTTTAGCATTGTTCCTGGCAGCATTCGGAGTTTTCATAAAGGTTGCTTTGAAAGCAGGCCTCATAGGAGTTCTGGGCCGTGAAGAATTCAATAAGAAGTGA
- a CDS encoding EhaE family protein — protein MLDVYIWFYTGVALTILGGLATAIGPGVKDPIVRTLNTEIAAVGVSLIFLTYNHTIALVTFIAATAIITMILLRAIVRLEEVGAEL, from the coding sequence TTGCTTGATGTTTACATATGGTTCTATACTGGTGTGGCATTGACCATTCTAGGGGGACTGGCAACTGCCATTGGCCCTGGAGTCAAAGATCCAATCGTAAGAACATTGAACACGGAAATCGCTGCAGTGGGTGTTTCGCTTATATTTTTAACTTATAATCATACAATTGCACTGGTAACCTTCATTGCAGCCACAGCTATCATAACCATGATCCTCTTAAGGGCTATTGTTAGGTTAGAAGAAGTGGGGGCGGAATTATGA
- a CDS encoding hydrogenase gives MEIQEKDTLFFMTLAAFGAVLASALASFLQWIVVLPLTIGVFLLMILTYFLNQKGTIHLSENAEKWAMILTLVAFIAAFIYLYRPV, from the coding sequence ATGGAAATACAAGAAAAAGACACACTGTTCTTCATGACCCTGGCAGCCTTTGGAGCTGTTCTGGCCAGTGCCCTGGCCTCTTTCTTACAGTGGATTGTAGTTTTACCACTCACCATAGGAGTGTTCCTCCTGATGATTCTCACCTACTTCCTTAATCAAAAAGGAACAATCCACCTCTCAGAAAACGCCGAAAAATGGGCCATGATCCTGACATTGGTGGCATTCATTGCTGCCTTCATATATCTTTACCGTCCAGTTTAA
- a CDS encoding proton-conducting transporter transmembrane domain-containing protein: MDIIILGQQLLGYIPLGDIVLYLAPLNLFMFAGSLAFTTLIAISRTETQVEAGFGTLKDREVKVGKKEFKIRRFLAIICGLATAGAMITGDLFNFTLFVCLIGIVNIGIVAAVKQVDVLDAAFQYGLVAMIAVLPLFGGAAMILASTGTISLLEILNIPTTAMMIFGSLLLLLGVAGETGVAPFYATKAEMFRTPGSPFLLIIHLSSLLVIVRLIEILLIINKPF, from the coding sequence ATGGATATAATCATATTGGGTCAACAGTTGCTGGGCTACATTCCATTGGGGGATATTGTCCTTTACCTGGCACCCCTTAACCTGTTCATGTTCGCTGGGTCACTGGCCTTCACTACTCTCATTGCCATAAGCAGGACCGAAACTCAGGTGGAAGCAGGTTTCGGCACCCTTAAAGATAGGGAAGTGAAGGTGGGTAAGAAAGAGTTTAAGATCAGACGATTCCTGGCAATTATCTGTGGACTGGCAACAGCTGGTGCCATGATCACTGGGGATCTGTTTAACTTCACCCTATTCGTGTGTCTCATTGGTATTGTTAACATTGGAATAGTGGCTGCAGTGAAACAGGTGGATGTCCTGGATGCCGCTTTCCAGTATGGTTTGGTGGCCATGATAGCTGTATTACCCCTCTTTGGTGGTGCGGCAATGATCCTGGCATCAACTGGTACCATCAGTTTACTGGAAATCCTCAATATACCTACCACTGCCATGATGATCTTTGGATCCTTACTCCTCTTACTGGGAGTAGCAGGTGAAACCGGTGTAGCACCGTTTTATGCCACTAAAGCAGAAATGTTCAGAACCCCTGGTTCTCCCTTTCTGCTTATAATTCACTTAAGCTCATTACTGGTAATTGTTAGATTAATTGAAATACTCCTAATCATAAACAAACCATTCTAA
- a CDS encoding EhaF family protein yields MSRIGRLWNSLATPKRIPRFFSIILGVLLLAGFLVPMGLNNEQLYPRPAPQLQINEQDPLAPYDRGGVPLKEPGIVKSQYPEFSKKAGMVTGYMSPIAIGVSNTTIYYGTSIYSSPGGLIDEILYYSRGFDTILESSILMMAFVIASWVALNFTMKRREDE; encoded by the coding sequence ATGAGTAGGATTGGCAGACTCTGGAATTCACTGGCCACCCCTAAACGAATCCCTCGATTTTTCTCCATAATACTCGGAGTTTTATTACTGGCGGGTTTTTTGGTGCCCATGGGACTTAACAATGAACAACTGTACCCCCGACCAGCACCACAACTACAAATCAATGAGCAGGACCCCCTGGCACCTTACGATAGAGGCGGTGTGCCCCTTAAAGAACCAGGGATTGTTAAATCACAGTACCCTGAATTTTCAAAAAAAGCAGGGATGGTAACTGGTTATATGTCCCCAATTGCCATTGGAGTCAGCAATACCACCATTTATTATGGTACATCCATCTACTCATCCCCTGGTGGATTAATAGATGAAATATTATATTATTCAAGGGGTTTTGACACCATACTGGAGTCCAGCATACTTATGATGGCCTTTGTGATAGCCTCATGGGTGGCACTTAACTTCACCATGAAAAGGAGGGAAGACGAATGA
- a CDS encoding respiratory chain complex I subunit 1 family protein, translating to MNLMANILLNVLIAFLVGSVLFGLQRKIMARIQMRPGPPIIQHLLHTLKFFIKESSFPKTAAMPFYIAITAMLCVIWVSAVIVGPVTEGSLLLIFAIYALHKIVEHNAGSSSGSPYGKLSCVRAVFSAAAEVPLFAVLIIIYFATGTMNIAQIVNFQTANGPLIYSIPLAAAMFFVLILSKAPYSPFAITKGKDIISGYETEHFGLLRGYLMMSESIAWYMLLWVFLTVFIGGLSPLWYLVGMVSLSTIVAFINATTPILNPNHSIMMQVSFAIIGIVGSLVILFI from the coding sequence TTGAACTTAATGGCAAACATTCTGTTGAACGTCCTCATTGCATTTCTGGTGGGGAGTGTCCTTTTCGGACTGCAGAGGAAGATAATGGCCAGGATACAAATGAGGCCAGGGCCACCTATCATCCAGCACCTCTTACACACCTTAAAATTCTTCATTAAAGAATCATCCTTCCCCAAAACCGCTGCGATGCCATTCTATATAGCCATAACTGCTATGTTATGTGTTATATGGGTTTCAGCGGTTATTGTGGGTCCGGTTACTGAAGGATCATTACTGCTTATCTTTGCAATTTATGCATTACACAAGATTGTGGAACACAATGCAGGATCATCCTCTGGTTCACCCTATGGTAAACTCAGCTGTGTCAGAGCAGTGTTCTCAGCAGCAGCCGAGGTACCATTATTCGCAGTACTCATAATCATTTACTTTGCAACCGGAACCATGAACATCGCCCAGATAGTGAACTTCCAAACTGCAAACGGTCCCCTGATCTACAGTATACCCCTTGCAGCGGCAATGTTCTTCGTTCTGATATTATCCAAAGCCCCTTACTCACCCTTCGCCATAACCAAAGGTAAAGATATCATCTCCGGATACGAAACCGAACACTTTGGATTGCTCCGTGGTTATCTAATGATGTCAGAATCCATTGCGTGGTACATGCTTTTATGGGTGTTTTTAACAGTTTTCATAGGAGGCCTTAGCCCGCTGTGGTACTTAGTGGGTATGGTATCATTATCAACAATTGTGGCCTTTATTAATGCCACCACCCCTATACTAAACCCTAATCATTCTATAATGATGCAGGTTAGTTTTGCCATAATCGGAATCGTGGGTTCCCTCGTGATTCTATTCATATAA
- a CDS encoding DUF2109 domain-containing protein: protein MLIEILGIIVVLMALRTLVAQNRSERLLYLNVIGFSMSAIIGLYIQTPFGAIIAITFFVTSTLSSNAIAYSLGRVKEEIMVK, encoded by the coding sequence ATGTTAATCGAAATATTAGGCATAATTGTGGTGCTCATGGCACTGCGTACACTTGTGGCACAAAACCGATCGGAACGTTTACTTTATCTTAATGTTATCGGCTTTAGTATGTCCGCAATTATCGGTTTATATATACAGACACCCTTCGGAGCAATAATAGCCATCACATTCTTTGTGACATCGACCCTGAGCTCCAATGCTATTGCATATTCCCTGGGAAGGGTGAAAGAAGAGATCATGGTGAAATAA
- a CDS encoding energy-converting hydrogenase A subunit A EhaA, translated as MIIHANVFSYLIALAAALILGLVLRLPLLPNKPIRHSWTISAVFPTAVLAVGFYAMVYELGYQGYIVALITGIITALFSKFILEKLVPVPQKDGEEESSHE; from the coding sequence ATGATTATTCATGCTAATGTGTTCAGTTATCTTATTGCCCTGGCTGCAGCCCTGATACTTGGGTTGGTTTTAAGGCTCCCTTTACTCCCAAATAAGCCTATTAGGCATTCCTGGACCATCAGTGCCGTTTTTCCAACTGCAGTATTGGCCGTTGGTTTTTACGCCATGGTATATGAGCTAGGTTACCAGGGATATATTGTTGCCTTAATCACCGGGATCATCACTGCTTTATTCAGTAAATTTATTTTAGAAAAGTTAGTTCCCGTACCCCAAAAAGATGGAGAGGAGGAAAGTTCCCATGAATGA
- a CDS encoding formylmethanofuran--tetrahydromethanopterin N-formyltransferase, with protein sequence MTTEDLHGKIEDTYAEAFNGICCRVIITADDDETLQRAAYDATSTPGTVIGRVEGGIEGWLYEDATPDGRKGAILQFWYNTTDIEKFQVELSYRIRQDILVKPFTSVFDASIDPVGYIDTMKHVGHCGDGYEWEEELYGRHMIVVPIAIPDFLIERSLGYMEGIMGANFWYYSKSKEAVLDGGRAALKAIGNIEGVITPFDICSAASKPETNYPWIGPTTNHPYCPTLQNILGDESHVPEGVNYIPEIVLNGLTIGSLKKAMKTGMEVLLKHDDVLGISAGNYGGKLGDHQIHLKDLFP encoded by the coding sequence ATGACCACAGAAGATTTACATGGAAAGATTGAGGACACCTATGCCGAGGCCTTCAACGGAATCTGCTGCAGGGTGATCATCACTGCCGATGATGATGAAACACTCCAGAGGGCGGCCTACGATGCCACCAGTACCCCCGGTACTGTGATTGGCCGGGTAGAGGGTGGAATAGAAGGATGGTTATATGAAGATGCAACCCCAGATGGGCGAAAAGGAGCCATACTCCAGTTCTGGTACAATACCACTGATATTGAGAAGTTTCAGGTTGAATTATCCTACCGCATACGGCAAGACATTCTGGTAAAACCCTTCACCTCAGTATTTGATGCATCCATTGATCCGGTGGGTTACATTGACACCATGAAACACGTCGGTCACTGTGGTGATGGATACGAATGGGAGGAAGAACTATACGGCAGGCACATGATCGTGGTCCCTATAGCCATACCCGACTTCCTCATTGAACGTAGCTTAGGATACATGGAGGGGATTATGGGTGCCAACTTCTGGTACTACTCTAAGAGTAAGGAAGCAGTCCTGGACGGGGGTAGAGCAGCCCTGAAGGCAATTGGAAATATTGAAGGTGTGATAACTCCCTTTGACATCTGTTCTGCAGCATCTAAACCTGAAACCAACTATCCCTGGATTGGACCCACCACCAACCACCCCTACTGTCCCACCCTACAGAACATACTGGGAGACGAGTCCCATGTGCCGGAGGGTGTAAATTACATACCTGAGATAGTTCTAAACGGATTAACCATTGGATCCCTTAAAAAGGCCATGAAAACTGGGATGGAAGTTCTGTTGAAACATGATGATGTTTTGGGAATCTCGGCAGGTAATTATGGTGGTAAACTGGGAGACCACCAGATACATCTTAAAGATTTATTCCCCTAA
- a CDS encoding DUF788 domain-containing protein: protein MDKLKVSSYLIFIISLAGIIYGLLFNPPSWVVYAISIICIPAGILSFGLIVMARGPQDDEEEKTREPFIGY from the coding sequence ATGGATAAACTGAAGGTATCAAGCTATTTAATATTTATAATCTCGTTAGCAGGAATCATTTATGGACTCCTGTTCAACCCACCTAGTTGGGTGGTTTACGCAATTTCCATTATATGCATACCTGCCGGAATACTGTCATTTGGATTGATAGTAATGGCCAGAGGTCCCCAGGATGATGAAGAAGAAAAAACCAGGGAGCCTTTTATAGGATATTAA
- a CDS encoding 4Fe-4S binding protein has protein sequence MSSVIWYLYEFARKSWAENFAVAKTNAEIVEAPDRFRDFPQVIPENCIACGACTAACPAPQAIKLVRSEDTADAEGQTYPVINNRGCIRCGFCAEVCPTDPKTITCGENHLIREEFTIVPTEIMYVIDDYLCIRCKKCMNACPVYGAIYEADNKIVVDQSVCISCGECLNKCPVKGAVKGIYISNVQEQKTIINLIVNALEERIEAERDNITHLSDTKIYKLDYPIEDLVESARSILANDDLILDTFQKITDRLKLRIVTWDEEKCKKCHLCVNECPSGAIKYDEEEDVIKRNPKKCLRCSTCYQTCPFGVAGFFVARFLLDPPSLEDGVIHITIKASQLPVGAD, from the coding sequence ATGTCATCGGTAATCTGGTATCTTTACGAGTTCGCCCGAAAATCCTGGGCTGAAAATTTTGCAGTGGCCAAGACCAACGCCGAAATTGTGGAAGCACCCGACCGTTTCCGTGACTTCCCCCAGGTCATCCCAGAAAACTGCATAGCCTGCGGTGCATGCACTGCAGCATGTCCTGCGCCTCAGGCAATAAAATTGGTTAGGAGCGAAGACACAGCTGATGCGGAAGGGCAAACTTATCCGGTAATTAACAACCGCGGATGTATCCGCTGTGGATTCTGCGCAGAGGTCTGTCCCACTGACCCTAAAACCATTACTTGTGGTGAAAACCATCTTATCCGGGAAGAATTCACCATCGTACCCACTGAAATAATGTATGTAATCGATGATTACCTCTGCATTCGCTGCAAAAAATGTATGAATGCCTGTCCAGTATATGGTGCTATTTACGAAGCTGATAATAAAATCGTCGTTGATCAGTCAGTGTGTATTAGCTGTGGGGAGTGTTTGAACAAGTGTCCGGTGAAGGGTGCAGTTAAAGGTATCTACATTTCCAATGTTCAGGAACAAAAAACCATAATCAATCTTATCGTTAACGCCTTAGAAGAACGTATCGAAGCTGAAAGAGATAACATAACCCATTTATCAGACACCAAAATCTACAAACTTGATTATCCCATAGAGGATCTGGTTGAGAGTGCCCGATCCATCTTGGCGAACGATGATCTGATCCTGGATACCTTCCAGAAAATCACCGATCGCCTTAAATTACGGATCGTGACCTGGGATGAAGAAAAATGTAAAAAATGCCATTTATGTGTTAATGAATGCCCATCCGGGGCCATAAAGTACGATGAAGAGGAAGATGTGATTAAACGAAACCCAAAAAAGTGTCTCCGCTGCAGCACCTGTTATCAGACTTGTCCTTTTGGAGTGGCCGGTTTCTTTGTCGCCAGGTTCTTACTGGATCCACCATCCCTGGAAGATGGAGTTATCCATATCACAATTAAGGCATCACAGTTACCTGTAGGAGCTGATTAA